In Gadus chalcogrammus isolate NIFS_2021 chromosome 13, NIFS_Gcha_1.0, whole genome shotgun sequence, a single genomic region encodes these proteins:
- the crbn gene encoding protein cereblon, translating to MADERGDNNINEDMGNRLQLLPENEEEENDMESEDRDNENAEKPDINFDPSLPTSHSYLGADMEEFHGRTVHDEDSCQTIPVLPHTAVMLLPGQTLPLQLFRPQEVSMMRSVIQRDRTFAVLAHSDAGESEPEFGTTAEIYAYREEQEYGIETVKVKAVGRQRFKVHELRTQADGIKQAKVQILPECVLPDPLNAVHLVALSRRHKHPSSRPSAQSGLQAQCWWASYRQRKFSCANLTPWPPWVYALYDAESLMNRVRKQLHEWDENLKDDSLPTNVIDFSYRVAACLPIDDALRLQLLKIGSAIQRLRCELDIMDRCTSLCCKQCQDTEITTKNMIFSLSLYGPMAAYVNPHGYVHETLTVYNASNLNLVGWPSTMHSWFPGYAWTIAQCRNCGSHMGWKFTAAKKELSPARFWGLTRSALLPRIPKGEGEGSGEGSRLLCL from the exons ACAATAACATCAACGAAGACATGGGCAACCGGTTACAGCTCCTACCTG AaaatgaagaagaagagaatgACATGGAGTCTGAAGACCGTGATAACGAGAATGCGGAGAAGCCCGACATCAACTTTGACCCCAGCCTCCCCACCTCCCATTCT TACTTGGGTGCAGACATGGAGGAGTTCCACGGCCGGACGGTCCACGACGAGGACAGCTGCCAGACCATCCCTGTGCTGCCCCACACGGCCGTGATGCTGCTGCCCGGCCAGACGCTGCCGCTGCAGCTCTTCAGGCCCCAGGAGGTCAGCATGATGCGCAGCGTCATCCAGAGAGACCGCACCTTCGCTGTCCTCGCACACAG TGACGCGGGCGAGTCGGAGCCGGAGTTCGGGACGACGGCGGAGATCTACGCTTAccgggaggagcaggagtacgGCATCGAGACGGTCAAAGTGAAGGCGGTAGGGAGGCAGAGGTTCAAGGTCCACGAGCTGCGGACACAGGCGGATGG GATCAAGCAGGCCAAGGTGCAGATCCTCCCAGAGTGCGTGCTCCCTGATCCCCTGAATGCGGTGCACCTCGTGGCCCTCTCCAGACGACACAAGCACCCCTCCTCCCGACCATCAGCCCAGAGCGGCCTGCAGGCCCAGTGCTGGTGGGCCTCCTACCGGCAG AGAAAGTTTAGCTGTGCCAACCTGACTCCGTGGCCCCCGTGGGTCTACGCGCTGTACGACGCT GAGTCTCTTATGAACAGAGTGAGGAAACAGCTTCACGAGTGGGATGAGAATCTGAAGGACGACTCCCTGCCCACCAACGTCATAG ACTTCTCCTACAGAGTGGCAGCGTGTCTGCCCATCGACGACGCTCTGAGGCTGCAGCTGCTGAAGATCGGCAGCGCCATCCAACGACTGCGCTGTGAGCTGGACATCATGGACCGG tgtACCTCCCTCTGCTGCAAACAGTGCCAGGATACGGAAATCACCACCAAGAATATGATATTCAG TCTGTCTCTGTACGGCCCCATGGCCGCCTACGTCAACCCCCACGGCTACGTCCACGAAACCCTGACGGTGTACAACGCCAGTAACCTGAACCTGGTGGGCTGGCCCTCCACCATGCACAGCTGGTTTCCAGG GTACGCCTGGACCATCGCTCAATGCCGGAACTGCGGCTCCCACATGGGCTGGAAGTTCACGGCCGCCAAGAAGGAGCTGTCCCCCGCCCGGTTCTGGGGGCTGACGCGCTCGGCCCTGCTGCCCCGCATCCCCAAGGGCGAGGGGGAGGGCAGCGGGGAGGGGTCCCGGCTCCTCTGCCTGTGA